The Halorubrum salinarum genome segment TCCGTCGGGTCCCGCGCCCCTCGAATCCGTGCGCGACGAAGAACTCCGTCGCGCTCGGTCTGTCCGCCGGCACCGTCGCCCGGAGGGTCTCGACGCCGCGGTCGGCGAGTGCGGCGCCGACGCGCGACAGCAGCTCTCCCGCGATCCCCTCGCCCGCACGGTTCGGGTGGACCCACAGCGCCAGCAGCTCCGCCTCGGTGCCGTCCGGGTCCGGGTGCGCGATGGCGAGGCCAACGGGGCCCTCCTCGTCGTGTTCCATCAGGAACGACCACTCGGCCTCGGCGGCGGCCTCGCGGACGCCGGCGGCGGAGACGTCGAGCAGCGGTGCGCCGATGTCGTCGAACACCGTCTCCTCGCGGGCCCGCGAGACCGCGGTGCGAAGGGCCTCGGCGTCGTCGGCCCGAGCCGCCCGGACATCCATGTTCAACCGTGAGTAAAGAACGCACCTATAGGTTTCGGGGTGGGAATTGTTCACACAGTAACTCGCGTCGCGGAGGCGATCCTCCGGCGGTCTCGTCCGCGTCGATTCGGATCGGTGAGCGCGGGCGCCGAGGCCTCCGAAACCGAGCGTTCGGCCGCTCAAAGCGGCGTTTTCGGTCGGGGAGCCTACGCGACCGGGTCGACGCCGATGGTGAGCGTGACGTCCTCGACCTCCCACTCCTCGACGAGGCCGTCCTCGGCGGCCGCCGCGTCGCTCGGGTCGTCGAGCCAGGCGTCGGCGCGCACTTCGCCGGCGATGAGGTCGGCGTGGTCGTCCACGAAGCCGGCCACGCGGTCGTCGTCGACGCCGACGCCGACGCGGATCCGCGCCTCCACGTCCAGGTCGAGCTCCTTGCGCATCTCCTGGACCCGGCGGATCACGTCGCGGGCGTACCCCTCGGACTCGATGTCGGGAGTCAGCGAGGTGTCGACGTAGACGGTACCGCCCTCGAAGTCGGCGCCGGAGACGTGCTCCGGGGGCTCCGCGACGTACTCGACCATCTCGTCGTCGAGGTCGACGGGCTCGCCGTCGACGGTCACCTCGCCGCCCTCGACCGCCGCGCGGGTCGCGCCCTGGACCGCCTCCATCACCTTCTGGGCGTCGCCGCCGAAGGCGGGGCCGATGGCCGCCATCTGCGGCTCCGCGGTCTCGACCAGCTCGTCGAACGCGTCGGTGACGACCACCTCGCGGGCGTTGACGCGGTCGGCGATCAGCGCTTCGAGCCGGTCGACCGCGGCCGCGACGGTCTCGTCGTCCGTCTCGACGACGACGCGCGGGACGGGCCAGCGGAGCTTCCGGCCGGCCTGCTGGCGCGCGTTCGCGGCCGCCTCCTCCACGTCGCGGAAGACCGCCACGTCGCGTTCGAGGTCCGGGTCGCGCAGGTCGGCGTCCGGCTCGGGGTACGACAGCGCGTGGACCGTCGTCGCCGCGCCGTCGAGCCGCTGGTACATCCGCTCGGTGAGGTACGGCGCGATCGGCGCGAGCAGGCGGATCACCTCGTCGAGGACGGTCGCGAGCGTGGCGTAGGCGCCGCGCTTCGAGGCGGAGTCGGCCTCCTCCCACATGCGGTCGCGGACCGCCTTCACGTAGAACCGCGACACGTCCTGCGTGACGAACTCGATGACGGCGTTGACCGCGTCGCTGACCTGATAGTCGTCCCAGGCCTCTGCGACCTCGGCCTCCACGGACTGGAGCCGCGAGAGCACCCACTCGTCGACGAGTTCGAGCTCGCCGTCGGCGAGGTCCGCGTCGGCGGGGTCGTAGCCGTCGAGCTCCATGTACTCCAGCGGGAACCGGAACACGTTCCAGAGGATGTTGAGCTTGCCCTGGATCTCGCCGAGCCCGTCCCACTCGAACGCGAGGTCGACCCCCTGCTGGTCGTGGCTGAGCAGGTACGTGCGGAGCGGGTCGCGTCCGGCCCGGTCGATCGCCTCCTCCGGCGTGACGATGTTGCCGACCGACTTCGACATCTTCCGGCCGTCCTCGTCGTTGGCGAAGCCGTGCATCAGCACCTCGTCGTACGGGATCTCGCCGACCGCGGCGGTGCCCATGCCGAGCTGCGACCAGAACCAGCCGCGGGTCTGGTCGTGCGCCTCGATGATGAGGTCGGCGGGCCACAGCTCGTCGTGCGCGGCCTCGTCGCTCGGGTAGCCGAGCGTGCCCCACGAGGCGACCGAGGAGTCGAGCCACACGTCGAACACGTCCTCGACGCGGCGGTACGTCGTCCCGTCCTCGACGATGGTGAGGTCGTCGACGGAGGGGCGGTGGAGGTCGATCGACTCGGGGTCGACGTCCTCCTCGACGCGCTCGGCGAGCTCCTCGCGGGTGCCGATCACGATCATGTCCTCGTCGAGGTCGCCGGCGTCGGCGTCCTCCGGCACCCAGATGGGGATCGGGATCCCCCAGTAGCGCTGGCGGGAGACGTTCCAGTCGGGCGCGTCCTCGATGAAGTCGCGGAAGCGGTTGTCGCGGGCCCAATCGGGGTGCCACTCCGAGTCCTCCATGTTGTCGAGGAGGTCTTCCTTCACGTCCGTGATCGAGATGAACCACTGGTCGGTGACCAGCTGGATGATCCCGGTGTCACACCGCCAGCAGTGGCCGTAGCTGTGGTCGACGGTGCCGTGCGCGAGCATGTGTCCGTCGGCGACGAGGTCGTCGATGATGTCGTCGTTGGCGTCGCGCACGAACTGGCCGGCGTACTCGCCGGCCGCCTCGGTGAACTCGCCGTTCGGCTTCACGGGGCAGTGGATGTCGAGCCCGAGCTCCGTGCCGCGGTGGAAGTCCTCCTCCCCGTGGCCCGGCGCGGAGTGGACCAGTCCGGTCCGGTCGGCCTCCACGTAGTCGGCGGCGTACACTTGACCGGCGCCCTCGAAGTCGGGGTACTCGGCGACGCGGTCGGCGAGCGGGTGGTCGTACGCCCAGCCGACGAGCTCGTCGCCCGTCAGCTCGGCCTCGACCTCGTAGTCCTCGTAGCGCCCCTCGCCGAGCACGTCCTCGACGCAGTCGGCGGCGACGTAGATGAGTTCGCTCTCGCCGTCCTTCTCCGCGCGGACGGCGTTGTAGGTGAGATCCTCGTCGACGGCGACGAAGGTGTTCGCGGGGATGGTCCACGGCGTCGTCGTCCAGATGACGAGGCTTCCCTCGCGGTCGGCGAGCGGGAACTTCACGTAGATGGAGGGGTCCTCGACGTCCTCGTACTCCACCTCGTTGTTGGCGAGGCCGGTCTCGCAGCGCGGGCACTGCGAGATGGACCGCTTCCCCTGCTCGACGAGGCCGTTGTCGGCGACCTCGGAGAACGCCCACCAGGCGGCCTCCATGTACTCCGGCGAGATGGTCTCGTAGGGGTCTTTCCAGTCCATCCACGCGCCGATGGACTCGAAGTCCTCGTCCATCGCCGCCCGGTTCTCCAAGGCGAACTCCTTACACTTCTCGATGAACGCCTCCATCCCGTACTCCTCGATGTCCCGCTTGTTCTCGAAGCCGAGCTCCTCCTCGACTTTGACCTCGATCGGGAGCCCGTGCATGTCGTAGCCGGGGCGGTCGGTGACGCGGTGGCCGGTCATCCGCTTGTACCGGATGACGGCGTCTTTCAGCGTCTTGTTCCAGGCCGTCCCGAGGTGCATCTGCCCGGAGGTGTACGGCGGGCCGTCCACGAAGAAGAACGGCGGGTCGTCGGCGTGCGCCTCCTTCGCCGCCTCGTAGGCGTCGTGGTCGTCCCAGTACTCGTCGACCGCGGACTCGACGTCTGCGGGCGCGTACTGGTCGTCGATCTGCTCCATACGCGTTGGTCTGCGCGCGCGTATTTGAATACGGCGGAGTCGTGGGAACGGTTCAGCGGCGGCGAGGCGGGACAAGACACTTCTCCGGGGAAGCGGACGCAGCGAACATGGAGACGCCGCGAGTCGTGCGCGAGAACCTCGGGTACGCGCTCCTCGGCGGCCCGGCGCTGGCCGCCGTCGCGTTCGCCGCCGGCGCGTGGCTCGTCGGCACCGCCGCCGGCGTCGCCGCCGCGGTCGCGGCGTACGCACTCGGCTGGGCGCTCGCGGCGCGGCGGTCCGAGTCGACGCCGGAGCGGTCGGCGTCCGAGCGGTCGGCCGCGAACGCGGACGACGACCGGGACCGCCGCGAGCGGGAGGCCGAGGCGGGGAAGGGGGGCTACGCCGGGGGCGACGGGTAGTCGTGTACGCCGTCGCTCACCGCGGGGCGGGCGCGCCGTCCGCGAAGTAGTCCGCGAGCCGCTCGGCCGCCTCGGTCGCGCGCGGCGTCACCAGCGCGAACCGGATCCACTCGTCGCGGGCGGTGCCGAACGCCTCGCCCGGCATGCCGGCGACGCCCGCCTCGTCGATCAGGCGCTTGACGTTCGCCATCGTTCCGGGGAACCCGTCGAACCGCGCGAGGACGTAGAAGGCGCCCTCCGGACGGCTGTACTCCGCGCCCGCCGCGTCGAGCGCGTCGGTGAACGCCGCGACGCGGTCGGCGAGCAGGTCGCGCGACTCGGCGTAGTACGACGGCTCCGTCTCGGCGAGCGCGTGGTAGACCGCGTACTGCGAGGGGCGGGCCCCGGTGACGTTCACGAGCATGTGGCGGGTCTTCGCGTCGCCGACGTGCGCCTCGGGGAACACGCCGTATCCGACCCGGAGCCCCGTGATCGCCATCGACTTCGAGAAGCCGCCGGTGACGATCACGCGCTCGGAGTCGAGGGTCAGGGCCGACTCGAAGGAGCCCGCGAGGTCGAACTGACCGTACACCTCGTCGACGACGACCACGGCGTCGACCGCCTCGGCGACCGCGACGACCTCGCGGACCGCGTCGAGGTCGTAGACGGCGCCGGTCGGGTTGTTCGGCGTGTTGAGAACGATCAGCGCGGTGTCCTCGCTCGCGGCCTCGCGGACCGCGTCGACGTCGAGGCCCCCGTCGCGGGCGGTGGGCACGAGCGTCGGCTCGCCGCCGAGCAGGTGAGTCTTCCCCGGGTAGTACGGGTACACCGGGTCCATCAGGAGCGCCTCGTCGCCGGCGCCGCGGTCGAGCGCGCGCGCCATCGCGAGGTAGTTCGCCTCGCCGGTGCCGTTAGTGACGACCACGCGCTCGGGGGCCACGTCGCGGCGTTCGGCGATCGCCTCGCGGAGCTCGCGGAGCCCGTCGCTCGGCGGGTACTGGAAGTCGGCGGGCGGCAGGTCGGCGTACTCGCGGAGCGCCTCCCGGAGCGCGGCGGGCGGCTCCCAGTCGGGGTTGCCGCTCACCATGTCGATGACGTCGCCGTCGGCGGCCGCGGCGTACTGCATCACGTGGAAGAACTTCGGCTCCTCGTACTCCATACGGTCGGGTCGGACGCGGTCGCCGTGGCTCTTTCGACCGGCGCGCGGGACGCAGGACCCGGTCCCGCTGAGCCACCGCGATCCGGTGGTTTGACCTACCGACACGCACAGCGGGTGGTATGAACAAGCGCGGCCACGTCCTCAACGGCCTGCTGCTCGCCCTCGGGCTCGGGTTCATCGTCGAACCGGGGCTCGACGCGGCGACCGCGACGACCGTCGCCGAGATCACCGTTCCCGTCGTGTTGGGGGCGCTGTTCCCCGACGTCGACACCGCCTTCGGGCGCCACCGGAAGACGCTCCACAGCCTCCCCGTGCTGGCGGTGTTCCTCGCGTACCCGATCTTCTTCGGGAACCTCCAGTACGTCTGGATCGGCGTGTTGACCCACTACGTCCTCGACGTGGTCGGGAGCCGCCGGGGCATCGCGCTGTTCCACCCGCTCTCGGACCGGGAGTTCGGGCTGCCCAGCGGCGTGACGACGAGCAGCAAGTACGCCGACCTCGTCACCGTGATCATCACCGCGATAGAGCTGGCCGCGTTCTGGGCGATTCACACCTACGTCGTCAGCCTCGACCTGGACCTCTCGGCGGCCTCCGACGCCGCGGCCGGGTTCGGGCTGTGACCGCGACGCGCTATTCGTAGACGCTCACGTCGTCGAACCGGCCCTCGTAGGCGACGTTCGATGGCAGGGTGGGCTCGTTGCCGGAGAGGAACATCCGGTCGAGCTTCGCCCACGTGTTCTCG includes the following:
- a CDS encoding metal-dependent hydrolase, which produces MNKRGHVLNGLLLALGLGFIVEPGLDAATATTVAEITVPVVLGALFPDVDTAFGRHRKTLHSLPVLAVFLAYPIFFGNLQYVWIGVLTHYVLDVVGSRRGIALFHPLSDREFGLPSGVTTSSKYADLVTVIITAIELAAFWAIHTYVVSLDLDLSAASDAAAGFGL
- the ileS gene encoding isoleucine--tRNA ligase, with translation MEQIDDQYAPADVESAVDEYWDDHDAYEAAKEAHADDPPFFFVDGPPYTSGQMHLGTAWNKTLKDAVIRYKRMTGHRVTDRPGYDMHGLPIEVKVEEELGFENKRDIEEYGMEAFIEKCKEFALENRAAMDEDFESIGAWMDWKDPYETISPEYMEAAWWAFSEVADNGLVEQGKRSISQCPRCETGLANNEVEYEDVEDPSIYVKFPLADREGSLVIWTTTPWTIPANTFVAVDEDLTYNAVRAEKDGESELIYVAADCVEDVLGEGRYEDYEVEAELTGDELVGWAYDHPLADRVAEYPDFEGAGQVYAADYVEADRTGLVHSAPGHGEEDFHRGTELGLDIHCPVKPNGEFTEAAGEYAGQFVRDANDDIIDDLVADGHMLAHGTVDHSYGHCWRCDTGIIQLVTDQWFISITDVKEDLLDNMEDSEWHPDWARDNRFRDFIEDAPDWNVSRQRYWGIPIPIWVPEDADAGDLDEDMIVIGTREELAERVEEDVDPESIDLHRPSVDDLTIVEDGTTYRRVEDVFDVWLDSSVASWGTLGYPSDEAAHDELWPADLIIEAHDQTRGWFWSQLGMGTAAVGEIPYDEVLMHGFANDEDGRKMSKSVGNIVTPEEAIDRAGRDPLRTYLLSHDQQGVDLAFEWDGLGEIQGKLNILWNVFRFPLEYMELDGYDPADADLADGELELVDEWVLSRLQSVEAEVAEAWDDYQVSDAVNAVIEFVTQDVSRFYVKAVRDRMWEEADSASKRGAYATLATVLDEVIRLLAPIAPYLTERMYQRLDGAATTVHALSYPEPDADLRDPDLERDVAVFRDVEEAAANARQQAGRKLRWPVPRVVVETDDETVAAAVDRLEALIADRVNAREVVVTDAFDELVETAEPQMAAIGPAFGGDAQKVMEAVQGATRAAVEGGEVTVDGEPVDLDDEMVEYVAEPPEHVSGADFEGGTVYVDTSLTPDIESEGYARDVIRRVQEMRKELDLDVEARIRVGVGVDDDRVAGFVDDHADLIAGEVRADAWLDDPSDAAAAEDGLVEEWEVEDVTLTIGVDPVA
- a CDS encoding pyridoxal phosphate-dependent aminotransferase codes for the protein MEYEEPKFFHVMQYAAAADGDVIDMVSGNPDWEPPAALREALREYADLPPADFQYPPSDGLRELREAIAERRDVAPERVVVTNGTGEANYLAMARALDRGAGDEALLMDPVYPYYPGKTHLLGGEPTLVPTARDGGLDVDAVREAASEDTALIVLNTPNNPTGAVYDLDAVREVVAVAEAVDAVVVVDEVYGQFDLAGSFESALTLDSERVIVTGGFSKSMAITGLRVGYGVFPEAHVGDAKTRHMLVNVTGARPSQYAVYHALAETEPSYYAESRDLLADRVAAFTDALDAAGAEYSRPEGAFYVLARFDGFPGTMANVKRLIDEAGVAGMPGEAFGTARDEWIRFALVTPRATEAAERLADYFADGAPAPR
- a CDS encoding GNAT family N-acetyltransferase, yielding MDVRAARADDAEALRTAVSRAREETVFDDIGAPLLDVSAAGVREAAAEAEWSFLMEHDEEGPVGLAIAHPDPDGTEAELLALWVHPNRAGEGIAGELLSRVGAALADRGVETLRATVPADRPSATEFFVAHGFEGRGTRRSPVGDEDVVVAAPRTLV